A genomic region of Litoribrevibacter albus contains the following coding sequences:
- the ihfB gene encoding integration host factor subunit beta: MTKSELIERIAARQSHLSVKDVELAVKTIIEQMAQTLANGERIEIRGFGSFSLHYREPRKGRNPKTGDPVELAGKYVPHFKPGKDLRDQVNDGMLEEKKL, encoded by the coding sequence ATGACAAAATCAGAGTTGATTGAAAGAATAGCTGCTCGTCAAAGTCATTTGTCGGTGAAGGATGTAGAGCTTGCTGTTAAAACGATTATCGAACAGATGGCTCAGACGCTGGCGAACGGTGAACGAATTGAGATTCGGGGATTTGGAAGTTTTTCTTTGCATTACCGAGAACCGCGTAAAGGAAGAAATCCAAAAACTGGAGATCCTGTAGAGCTGGCAGGAAAATATGTTCCTCATTTCAAACCAGGTAAAGACCTTCGTGATCAAGTAAACGATGGGATGCTTGAAGAAAAGAAACTTTAA
- a CDS encoding LapA family protein, with translation MRFFKLVFFILLMVFVFITGAVFVGDNPVDVNIRFYRWQLSDIHLPVLLLGIFSIGLLTGAFATGIRILTLQSKLALMKRQLSLVEKERDKLRLLGLKE, from the coding sequence ATGCGATTTTTTAAACTCGTCTTTTTTATCCTCCTGATGGTATTTGTCTTTATCACAGGGGCTGTTTTCGTTGGAGACAACCCTGTTGATGTTAATATCCGTTTTTATCGTTGGCAATTAAGCGATATCCACTTGCCTGTGTTACTTCTAGGAATCTTTTCAATTGGCTTACTGACGGGCGCTTTTGCTACTGGAATTCGGATTCTAACGCTGCAATCCAAGTTAGCCTTGATGAAGCGTCAATTAAGCTTGGTTGAGAAAGAACGGGATAAGTTGAGACTACTTGGTCTTAAGGAATAG
- a CDS encoding tetratricopeptide repeat protein, translated as MSDILIFAAVFISLAVGWGVGRYQGLFQLNNLTKPIQPLSSKYFKGLNYLINEEPDQAIHHFITMLEDDSESVDLQIILAKLFRKQGELDRAITVHQRLLARPDLSDEVRQKVHVELAQDYYSGGLHDRAEQLLLEAHSHEESESVQELLFSLWEEQQEWQQVLDLAKGLKHLSPKLSLRVVGACCKLSVSFKSDSYSYLNFAEKFQPDSVMLHYHFAEAHLQAGNSRKALKRLKRLITLDQAMAPVALPLLKQCFKGRGVWFNSYREVLEDWYQLNPSISIASELVQLIMVDEGKDAALIFLTEYLKIRPSIPGLVQLVDLHLKSDTQQDQATMKMFRNLCRQIIEERHKFQCQKCGYLANQMYWQCPNCRKWESIRPVFGLEAK; from the coding sequence ATGAGCGACATTCTTATCTTTGCCGCAGTCTTTATATCACTTGCAGTAGGATGGGGGGTCGGTCGTTATCAGGGGCTTTTTCAATTAAATAATCTTACAAAACCGATTCAACCGTTATCTTCAAAATATTTTAAAGGGTTGAATTACCTCATCAATGAAGAGCCTGACCAGGCAATTCATCATTTCATTACCATGCTTGAGGACGATTCTGAGTCCGTTGATTTGCAGATTATTCTTGCCAAACTTTTCAGAAAGCAAGGTGAGCTGGATCGAGCCATTACCGTACACCAGCGTCTGTTAGCTCGCCCTGATTTATCGGATGAAGTGCGTCAAAAAGTTCATGTTGAGCTAGCACAAGATTATTACAGTGGTGGATTGCATGATCGAGCAGAGCAATTATTGCTTGAGGCACATTCTCATGAAGAGTCTGAATCTGTTCAGGAGTTGTTGTTTTCGTTGTGGGAAGAGCAGCAAGAATGGCAGCAAGTTCTGGATTTAGCCAAAGGCTTAAAGCATTTATCTCCAAAACTGTCACTTCGAGTGGTTGGAGCCTGTTGTAAGTTATCTGTCTCTTTTAAATCGGACAGTTATAGCTATCTGAATTTTGCCGAGAAGTTCCAGCCCGACAGTGTGATGTTGCACTATCACTTTGCAGAAGCTCATTTGCAAGCTGGTAATTCCCGCAAAGCGCTAAAACGGCTAAAGCGCTTAATAACCCTAGATCAGGCAATGGCACCTGTAGCGCTCCCTTTACTAAAGCAATGCTTCAAAGGACGAGGTGTTTGGTTTAATAGCTATCGTGAAGTACTGGAAGACTGGTATCAATTGAATCCGTCTATTTCCATTGCCTCAGAATTAGTTCAACTGATCATGGTCGATGAAGGAAAGGATGCTGCGTTAATTTTCCTTACCGAGTATTTAAAGATTCGTCCCTCTATTCCTGGGCTGGTTCAATTGGTAGACTTGCACCTCAAGTCAGATACGCAACAGGATCAGGCTACAATGAAGATGTTTCGTAACTTATGTCGTCAAATCATTGAAGAGCGGCATAAGTTTCAATGTCAGAAGTGTGGCTATCTCGCAAATCAAATGTATTGGCAGTGCCCAAACTGCAGAAAGTGGGAATCGATTCGCCCAGTATTTGGCTTAGAGGCTAAGTAA
- the pyrF gene encoding orotidine-5'-phosphate decarboxylase: MNKQIVVALDYPSQKDAVNMAQRLDPSLCRVKVGKELFTRSGPAVVEALQSMGFDVFLDLKFHDIPNTVAQAVLAAAELGVWMVNVHASGGQKMMERTVELLEQKGVPKPLLIAVTVLTSMQREDLAGIGLDIEPIDQVKRLALLTEKSGFDGVVCSAQEAPMLRTLVSPEFKLVTPGIRPAGASADDQKRIVTPQDAIRDGSDYLVIGRPITQSEDPVKTLQDIISDLENI; this comes from the coding sequence ATGAATAAACAAATAGTTGTTGCTTTGGACTATCCAAGTCAGAAAGATGCAGTAAACATGGCCCAAAGACTTGACCCTTCCTTGTGTCGCGTAAAGGTTGGTAAAGAACTGTTTACCCGTTCAGGACCTGCGGTTGTAGAGGCTTTACAATCAATGGGATTCGATGTGTTTCTGGATCTCAAGTTTCATGATATTCCTAATACCGTTGCACAGGCAGTTTTAGCAGCGGCAGAGCTGGGTGTTTGGATGGTTAATGTTCATGCGTCTGGCGGTCAAAAGATGATGGAACGTACTGTCGAGCTGCTCGAACAAAAAGGCGTGCCTAAACCTTTACTAATTGCTGTGACTGTATTGACCAGTATGCAGCGTGAAGACCTTGCTGGTATTGGTTTGGACATTGAGCCAATCGATCAAGTGAAACGTTTGGCCCTTCTGACCGAAAAAAGTGGCTTTGATGGTGTGGTGTGTTCTGCTCAAGAGGCACCAATGCTACGTACTTTGGTATCGCCTGAGTTTAAATTAGTGACGCCAGGTATTCGACCTGCTGGAGCTTCAGCTGATGATCAAAAGCGTATTGTTACGCCTCAAGATGCGATTCGGGATGGCAGTGATTATCTTGTGATTGGCCGACCGATTACACAATCTGAAGATCCAGTGAAAACACTTCAGGACATTATTTCTGATCTGGAAAATATTTAG
- a CDS encoding ComEA family DNA-binding protein gives MRLIITIAALVLTVSVWASEVININSATQKELEALKGIGPVIAERIVQYRESHGRFSTIDELDQVKGISATWIEKSKDKLLLSE, from the coding sequence ATGAGACTAATAATTACTATTGCCGCACTAGTTCTAACTGTTAGTGTTTGGGCGTCAGAAGTCATCAATATAAACAGTGCCACGCAGAAAGAGTTGGAAGCTCTAAAAGGGATTGGACCTGTCATAGCAGAAAGGATTGTTCAGTATCGTGAAAGTCATGGCCGTTTTTCAACTATCGATGAACTGGATCAAGTCAAGGGTATTTCCGCTACCTGGATTGAAAAGAGCAAAGACAAACTCTTACTCTCTGAGTAG